A region of Haliotis asinina isolate JCU_RB_2024 chromosome 7, JCU_Hal_asi_v2, whole genome shotgun sequence DNA encodes the following proteins:
- the LOC137290980 gene encoding peroxiredoxin-like 2C: MADVEPEKKAPTEMDEEISMSRGMRAEVRINFDKCRDMFVFDQMGNKIRFGDIYKKQKTIVVFTRHLLDFVCQEYADDLAIIPLEYLQEVDVRLVIIAPSPHNLIKGFKKVTGLNYTVYCDPNYELFKAMGCVESLVFGKVQESVHVKSGIIMGILRSTWRAMQQESRLRNGDVKQQGGSFILGPGDVLHHAHIDQNATDHAKINDLLTIAGVQNVSFPKDRRVLEL, translated from the exons ATGGCCGACGTAGAACCAGAAAAGAAAGCCCCGACGGAGATGGATGAAGAAATATCGATGTCTCGTGGCATGAGGGCCGAAGTTAGAATCAATTTTGACAAATGTCGAGATATGTTTGTCTTTGACCAAATGGGAAACAAAATTCGTTTTGGGGACATttacaagaaacaaaaaacaattgtTGTGTTTACAAGA CATCTACTTGACTTTGTCTGCCAAGAGTATGCAGATG ATCTTGCAATTATTCCGCTTGAATATTTGCAG GAAGTTGATGTTCGTCTAGTTATCATTGCTCCATCACCTCACAATTTGATTAAG GGATTTAAGAAGGTGACAGGCCTGAATTACACCGTATATTGTGACCCGAACTATGAGTTGTTCAAGGCAATGGGTTGTGTGGAATCCCTGGTTTTTGGCAAGGTTCAAG AGAGTGTACACGTCAAGTCTGGCATTATTATGGGCATCCTGCGCAGCACCTGGAGAGCAATGCAGCAGGAATCACGCTTGAGGAATGGAGACGTCAAACAGCAAGGCGGTTCCTTCATCTTGGGACCAG GAGATGTTCTTCACCACGCCCATATTGATCAGAATGCCACGGATCATGCTAAAATCAATGACTTGCTTACAATTGCGGGAGTACAGAATGTCAGCTTCCCCAAAGACCGCCGTGTCCTTGAACTCTGA
- the LOC137290236 gene encoding very low-density lipoprotein receptor-like, producing the protein MKIFSRRIDTLALVSSILTVFLIQGVTGEDPPTNSSCPSTQFQCANAKCIPMGWRCDGDVDCADDSDEINCPTVTCAEDEFHCQDKKCIPTRWTCDKDDDCKDGSDESPELCDSRTCSPDQFVCNSGVCIPGDWQCDGSSDCVDGEDEHCNTTCEVDEFSCSNGQCIAQRWRCDGDKDCKDGSDEVNCENTTCKEDEFQCHDGPCIKRSWHCDRDIDCNDQSDELHCDNFTSDCSESQFKCVSTGECIHKSWYCDNDVDCEDKSDENCTLTCRSDQIMCLEERYCLSKSVRCNGDEDCLDGSDERDCPPSHPCKETDFHCGDGECIDKSLVCDGTANCKNMEDENPDQGCARNPCDDNNGGCDHVCVNLFGNKHKCDCNPGFTLMNGSQTVCTDIDECQDNLIHGTCSQICKNTKGSYKCECVHNYSLVNRRYCKADGGHPQLLLASRKDLRRITLETFDYNLLLDDGHISDAIAMDFDFAGKKFYWTDVAKEAIFRADFDNKSSVEEVASTDVSTPDGLAVDWINEHLYWTDTGFDRIEVSSLDGKMRKTLINSGLDEPRAIVLDPNHGLMYWTDWGIQPKIERCGMDGNDRKVIINTTITWPNGLTIDYVANRLYWIDAKRHTIESSNMHGLERVSVLKSHLHLNHPFAITVFEDYLYWTDWPSESVRKYSKFGRRGNEVVKVETIALNLHSPMDVHVFHPYRQQIQRRLCGVNKGGCSHFCLPKAYDVSNTELFTCHCPNGLVLSSDKKTCVEGDITTGTTPSKASPSPVPVKPDSPNRSHNRSSSHVPTVVTTRKPTVPEVSTGSEVTEGPGYSVVTHPEQLNTTELHTPEHMAEENIGHIAGIVISVLCVLFIILGIVGYVLYRRYSRGNGKSMNFDNPVYRKTTTADDVTIENKLPPSMQPLTQNSGDVIC; encoded by the exons ATGAAGATCTTCTCCAGGAGGATAGATACGTTGGCCCTTGTTTCGTCAATTTTGACTGTGTTCCTGATACAAGGTGTTACCG GCGAAGATCCTCCAACCAACAGCTCGTGCCCAAGCACCCAGTTCCAATGTGCAAATGCGAAATGCATCCCAATGGGTTGGAGGTGTGATGGGGATGTTGACTGTGCCGATGATTCGGACGAGATCAATTGTC CAACCGTAACATGTGCAGAAGATGAGTTTCACTGTCAGGACAAGAAATGTATCCCGACGAGATGGACTTGTGACAAGGATGATGATTGCAAGGATGGTTCCGACGAATCCCCCGAACTTTGTG ATAGTAGAACGTGCAGTCCAGATCAGTTTGTCTGCAATTCTGGTGTATGCATTCCTGGGGACTGGCAATGTGATGGATCATCAGATTGCGTGGATGGGGAAGATGAACACTGCA ATACCACATGTGAGGTAGATGAATTCAGCTGTTCTAATGGACAGTGTATAGCACAACGATGGAGATGTGATGGCGACAAGGACTGCAAAGATGGGTCTGACGAAGTCAATTGCG AGAACACGACATGTAAAGAAGATGAATTTCAATGTCATGATGGCCCGTGCATCAAGCGAAGCTGGCATTGTGATCGGGATATTGACTGCAATGACCAGAGCGATGAACTGCATTGTGACAACTTTACGTCTGATTGCTCAGAGTCACAGTTTAAATGCGTATCTACTGGTGAATGTATCCACAAGTCCTGGTACTGTGACAATGATGTTGACTGTGAAGATAAATCTGATGAGAACT GCACCTTAACATGTCGCAGTGATCAGATCATGTGCTTGGAAGAACGTTACTGTTTGTCAAAATCTGTGAGGTGTAATGGTGACGAGGATTGTCTGGATGGCTCAGATGAACGTGACTGTCCGC ccTCACATCCATGCAAAGAAACTGACTTTCACTGTGGTGATGGAGAGTGTATTGACAAATCACTTGTATGTGATGGAACTGCTAACTGCAAAAATATGGAAGATGAAAACCCTGATCAAGGCTGTGCAC GTAATCCATGCGATGACAataatggtggatgtgatcatgTGTGCGTCAACTTATTCGGAAATAAACACAAGTGTGACTGCAACCCAGGTTTCACACTCATGAATGGCTCCCAGACTGTGTGCACGGACATTGATGAGTGTCAGGACAATCTAATCCATGGCACTTGCTCTCAGATCTGTAAGAACACCAAGGGAAGCTACAAGTGCGAATGTGTTCACAATTACTCACTTGTCAACAGGAGATACTGCAAAGCTGACG GTGGCCACCCACAGCTGCTGTTGGCAAGCAGAAAGGATCTTCGAAGAATTACACTTGAAACATTTGATTACAACCTTCTTCTCGATGATGGCCATATATCTGATGCGATAGCAATGGATTTTGATTTTGCTGGAAAGAAGTTTTACTGGACAGATGTTGCGAAAGAGGCTATTTTCAG AGCTGACTTTGACAACAAGTCATCAGTTGAAGAGGTAGCATCCACAGATGTGAGCACTCCTGATGGCCTTGCAGTAGATTGGATCAACGAGCACCTTTACTGGACTGACACTGGATTTGACAGGATTGAGGTTTCCTCATTGGATGGCAAAATGAGGAAGACCCTTATTAACTCGGGATTAGATGAACCAAGAGCCATAGTGCTGGATCCCAACCATGG CCTTATGTATTGGACTGACTGGGGTATACAGCCTAAGATTGAACGATGTGGAATGGATGGCAATGACAGGAAAGTGATTATCAACACAACCATCACCTGGCCTAATGGACTCACAATCG ATTATGTTGCTAACAGACTGTATTGGATCGATGCCAAGCGCCACACCATTGAGAGCTCAAACATGCATGGATTAGAGCGAGTGTCTGTTTTGAAGAGCCATCTTCACCTCAACCATCCCTTTGCCATCACTGTCTTTGAA GATTACCTTTACTGGACAGACTGGCCATCTGAGTCTGTCAGGAAGTACAGCAAGTTTGGAAGACGTGGCAATGAAGTAGTCAAAGTGGAAACAATTGCTCTGAATCTGCATTCACCTatggatgtacatgtattccATCCTTACAGACAACAAATACAAAGAA GATTGTGTGGTGTCAACAAGGGTGGCTGTTCCCACTTCTGTCTGCCAAAAGCTTACGATGTCAGCAACACTGAATTGTTTACCTGTCACTGTCCCAATGGATTAGTCTTGTCATCAGATAAGAAGACCTGTGTTGAAGGAG ACATTACAACCGGTACTACACCCAGCAAAGCCAGTCCTTCTCCAGTGCCGGTCAAACCAGATTCTCCAAATAGAAGTCACAATCGCTCATCTAGTCATG TTCCTACAGTTGTCACCACCAGAAAGCCTACAGTACCCGAGGTGTCCACAGGAAGTGAAGTAACAGAAGGTCCTGGCTACTCCGTTGTCACGCATCCAGAGCAGTTGAATACAACAGAACTGCACACACCAGAACATATGGCAGAAGAAAATATTGGACATATTGCTGGCATTGTCATTAGTGTCCTGTGTGTCCTCTTCATCATTCTTGGAATC GTTGGTTATGTGCTGTACAGAAGATATTCCCGAGGAAATGGAAAGAGCATGAACTTCGATAATCCCGTCTACAGGAAGACAACCACCGCAGATGACGTCACCATTGAAAACAAGTTGCCACCG AGCATGCAGCCCttgacacaaaacagtggtgATGTTATATGTTGA